A stretch of DNA from Ricinus communis isolate WT05 ecotype wild-type chromosome 4, ASM1957865v1, whole genome shotgun sequence:
tttttttctctcttcgttcttttaattaataccccctgtcgcctccaacacagCCGTGTCCCTAGCCGTGTTAaggacacgggctggtgttcctggccgtgttactctctgtggtcgtgctctataagatctacttcttctttgatgtccaacacgtctgtgttggttcccgtgttggtaacatgGCCTGTGTTTGTGACAGTGttggaacacggccagtgttgagaccaacacggccatgttcagcttcctcatgctcgtacttagcttgtttcggcagctttgacgtcaaattatgctccaattctttcctttttcattctttgacttcttttagacctaatgcacataaacatacgcatagggtgagtgttggtaccaattcacatccaaatatccataaaatcgatcttaaaaaccccatttagatgtgtatattttacgcacatcagttAGATAGTCTAAAAGGGAGGACTGGTCAGCTACTTAATATGGGCCCCGATGACACAAATAATGTCATCACCAAAGGTTACATAACCCCGCTCTATTGTCAGGCTTAGAAAGTGCAGACTGAGATGCAAGGGGAAGAGGTCAAGAGAGGGGTGATAGCACAAAAGCAGTCCTATATAATGAAACCTAGTCTGCTGCTCGCTTGTCATGAGCAGTGATGGGAGCATTGTAGATAGCTCATGACCTAAAGGGTCAAATTCACCAAAGCGGAGGCCAATAATAGGCCAAAtagcatcatcatcatatgAGAAATCACAATTAGGGGCTAATGATCAAAGGCAGGCATGGGATCAAGACTAAACCAATTTATTCAGGCCCACCACCAAATGGTTGAAGGGGTTACCCTAATCGAAGAGATAGAgatatacaaaattaaaggAACCGAGCCTTAGGTAGTGATTGATAGGCTCCCATCCCTTTTCTACTAGCCGTGTGGAAAGCAAAGCTAACCTGACGAACTGCCTCTTCGATATAGTGGTAGGACCTTCCTTTCTAGAGTGTAGTGCCTTTGCTCAGTCTTAAAAGTGGGGTTGGGTTGATGGCAATCAGAAGATCCGAAGATGGTCCTTTTCTTTCACCACAGAGGAACATTGGCAGGTACGAGTCATCTTTTTCCCACTGATCGAATTCAACcaattcttctttctttggatTTAGTGCTGTGGAGGAACTGCTACCTGCGATCAATCCATTCCTGagatatgttaataaccttgtatTATTCTAGAGATGTGGACTAAATCAATAGAGGCCTAGGCTTTCAAGTGATGGGCCCACTTAGAATCATGCTTCAAAAGCGTTCTAATGATCAGCTTCGTAGCCCTTAGTTTATTGTTCATAACGGCCCCCTCAAGTACGACTATACTACTTTCCAGGCCTACTAAGATAGGATAGGGGTGGATTCAACTAAAGTAGCATCTTTTAACCTCAGATTTTTTATGTGGTTTATAAACTTGGAGTTGTAGAATAGGCTCATCATGAGTTGGGGAACTAATACCAGCCACTACTAGTTCCTTAGTTAGCCGGGTTACTAtctaaaatatagaattttatacACAATATTATTTAGGTTGAGGTTCTGCCACGAGCAATATAGCTTTTTTCAATCAAGATAGAGTCCCAGATTGGGAAATTTAGAAAGACTATGTTTCGTGCATTAGTCAGCTTGTCCTGATCAAAGAGGTTCGTAGTATTAATCTAGAAGACAAGGAATAGAACTTCTCTCATTGTTCCTAGAGACTCTATTTGTGTGAAGTACATCACTAGGTACAATATTGAAAGATATGGAGCAATGTCATGCCCAAAAAGGTGAAACTACTAGTATAAGGCCGTTGGCACTATTAATATCTATTCTTTCAAGTTGTTCTATTCAACTCAAATTAAGGACTATTAGGTCATCGCAAGCTATGCCTATCGCTTCCCCTGACGCATCTACGAGGTTATGCTACCACAATAGCAATCGATATGGGTCAAGGGATTGAAACTCTCGAGTTTCtactattttcttattctgTCATTCACCAATGATCTAGTATGCTTTTCAAAACCCATCTTTTATGCCCATAGGAGATGGAAGCAGCTGTTTTGTTAGGATGTGGCAAGAGCGGTCCTCCTTTTTCAATTAGAAAGTAATCATTGTTATGTTATTACTCTTTCGCTCTAAGGGCTAGGTCTAAGGGTTAGTCGAGTGGCTATGCTCCTTCAGTTCAGCAGATAATATATAGTGTTATCAATGTAGTCGGTTTAAGTGCAGGATCCCCCTTCTTCTTGATCGGGTTAGTATGTGCTAATCTCTAGCTTGGGAAAGGCTTTGCGAGAAAGCCAAAGCATATAGACCATTTTCCTCCTTTGTTGGATAGGCCTTTTTCTAATAGATCAAATAGTCCATCTAATAGTGCTCTCCTTTCgggaaggagaaaaaaaattgcGAGTAGACAACTTACCAATGGTGGTGCATCGAAGTCCCAATCAAGATCAACATTAAAGGGATGCGCGATAGCATAGTAAACAAAAGTTcatgaattgaattattttctcatccaTCCCTCTTTTTAGTCACTCAGGGAAGCCATTTTAGTTTTCTCTGATGCAAGAATCCTACTCTTACTCTTCTACTTCGCCCTTTGTTTTATTGTTTACCTTATTTTGTGATGTGGTCACTATTATACGCCACTTGGGTGCAGGTCTTACTGCTGGTTATAGTTTCTATAGATTGATTAAGTAAAGGTTTATTATGATTACATAACGGATAGGTCATTTCTTTGAAGGATCAATAGAGGAGACAAGGACACATCAGAAGAAGTgttttcatgctacttttaGTCAAGAAATGGAAATTCACTCTTTGTTCACCCGCCCAAGTTCAGATgatagaagaagaaagaaaggatgCCACCATCGGGAAAACCTTCGGCTGAGCTATGATTCTGACTCAACAATCAGTTTTTGTTGCAATTCGGTTCTCATTATGAGAGTAAAAATCTATGTTCACAAGGATATCTTTCAAAAGAATTAGCTACATAATGAATGACTAGAATTGTTAACCCTAGGATGGGCCGAGCTGTAATGATAGACCGAGAAAGCCACCTTGAATGCAATTGATATCTCCCTTTTATTCTCTTGATTATCCTCATCAAGGTGTTATCGGACTCATGAAAGGAAGAGTCAACAAGGAAAGAAGTGATTGTGCAACTCAAAAAAGAAGGCAAATTCATAGGCACCTCAGTCATAgataggtccaaaagaggaaAGGGCTGAGCAGGAAAGATGCCTCAGGGATCCCTTGGTTGCACGAGCATAGAAAGGGAAAACAAACCAAGGCCTAAGAGATAAAAAGTCAGTGGTAGCAGAGCAGAGTGAGAAGCTGAACTAACTAAGATAAAAGATATGAGGAAGGATTAATCCAAGTATAGGCAAGTAGAGGAAGGACTCAGTAGGGCATCTTTGCTAGAGAGTGGGTTGGCCTCTTAGGACTAAGCAAGTTGGGGCTCGCAACTGAGGATTCCTAACAAATATAGGGCAACAGGTAGCCTAGAATCTCTCTTCATGATGCCCCGCCTTGACCGATTTGATCTGGATTTTGAACCTACATCAATAAAGCACTTATATCAACTAGTATCCATTGTCTATATAATTTGGCAAACCCTGAAAGCCAGATCTAATCTAACAAAGAAAGATCTCAAAAGATTAATCGGCAAAACTCTGCGTGCTAAGCGCACTTAgcaaaattgaattatatttgatCTTCAGACTTAGCGATGAGGAGCCTTAATATATGTAGTTCTTAGTGATAGAACTGCTAAACATTAAGCTCCTTAAAAGGATGGGTGGAAGACCCGAATTAGTAAAAGGAATGCTATGTAGTCCCTGTTGATCAGTCCTAGGTAACCAACCGGGAATATCCGCCAAGCAACTTCTATGCTGACTTTCTTTATCTTATTGGAATATTACCAATTCCTCTTATAGTGAGACATTCACAGGTGATCCCAGTTATTTCTGGCAATGCAGGTCCCCCTTCTACTAATACCTTTCGATTAGGTCCAAGCCCACCAGTGATAGCTCATACGCTCATAAAGTAGGTCAGATCCATCCATTCCATTCAATTGTTCATGTGCTTGTTGGTTAGGTAAGACCCGTTCATTCCTGTTCGTGCCTTGGTGTTCTAGAAAGTATCTTTCTTTATGCCCAATGTTGGGGACTAAGTTGAGAGCTGCACGAGATATAATTCCTATTCTTAACGATCTATGACGCTTCTGCCCGAGGGTGCCTTCTTAGTCTGTCTGTGAAAAAGGATCATGTCAAGCTTCAGACTTGGTTTCGAGAgtactatttatttaattagtaggTCTTATCATGATCCACTAAAATTACGATTGAGCAAAGGACTTGACCATAAGAGCACAATGGACACTCTGCCAAGCAAACGGGATTCAAAGAGAGCATAAATGAAACTATACCACGGTATAAAAGAAGACTTCTCTTCGCTAGAAGAGCCCTACTGCGATAAGACCTGTAATCTAGTAACATAAAGGGTACGACTCAAAACAAAGTCTTTCATGATTGATTGGCTACACAAGAAGGGGATCATGATTTCTTGGTACCAGCAATATCACTTATGCAACACTAGTTTCAAGCAACACCACTTCTACTATCGGTGTGTCCTTTTCATTCCCAGATTCTCTATCACTTGGGTGCTCTATCTCAAAATGACATAATGTAAGGGAATTATAGATCTTTGAATGCTCATCAAGAGGATTATAAGCCAAGATCAATCCGCTTCCCACGAAGTTGTTTTAGTAGTACTCCAATCTCCAAGCGGGTCGatcaattatcaataaatGCTGAAAAATGAATGGGCACCACTGGCAAGTAGTGATAGCTTTACCTTTACGTATTTAAATTACATACATAGATAGGTAATCTTTACTTAACTCAATCCAAGCAATGCCCAAAGAAAAGACTCTCATGCTTTCTGTTGGTCAACAATCAACCATAATTCTTCTTTAGTTCTTCactactaatatttattatataagagACTCGTACAAGAAGTTTCTATCTAGAGGGAATGAAATTGGAAGAATCTCAATCTTATGACAAATCTAGTCTGATGAAAAGGAAATccgattttataatttcttttgatcttacaattcttctttttgctTGTGTCTAGTATGTTATGTGTGTTTGTTTTAAGGCTTATCCGGGGATTGCTGCTCTAGGGCATCCctttcctcttctttcttttgctgCTGATCTCGCATCGCTCTTTTGCTCCGAGGGATAGATTCAAGGGCCGGTTGAGTGGCTACGCTCCTTCTTGTTCAGGGTCATCAAATGAGAGATCTTCCTCTAACCCTGAGAAATCAGTCAAGTAGGAGGCTACCCTCGACTCActtctctatttataaaaatccCTCCCCAAAGGAAAGCAAAAGCTCCAGGATGAGTATGTCTTGGATTCCCGAACTAATTCTCGTCCTAATCCACTATGGAAGTTTTggaatctataaaaaaattctaagaGAGGTCTCGTAATGATCTTCTAAAAAAAAGGTACTGAAGTTGTAGGATAGGAGGGGATCTATAGGTTTTTGTGAAAGGGATGCTCTTATCATATTAttgttgaaaagaaaaaccgAATTGCTCTATTTGATGTCAATTCATCAACACTTCCATTCCTTATAGAGGAAGGCTAACTGCCCGCTGATTGGGAGCTGTATGAGCAATAACGTCCACGTATGGTTCTGTGAGAAGTGCGGTGGACAAAAATTACTTTGTTGTACCTCACTCTCTTCTTCAATGGGGTCTGCTCTTTTTTTAGGAGAGTATGCCAATATGATCTTAATAAGGTGTGGGGCTTTGCATCTGACATTCATTGGGTTTCCCTTTTGGGGAGCTGCCTCTTGGCGTCTTTTTTGTAATAAACCCTTTTGGCTAAAGACTAGTGGTAGGTTGTACCGCGAAACTTTTGAAGAAGGGCAGCCTCGTGTGTAAGCACAACAAAGAACTGTGGCAAACCTTAAATAGCCTATCTAAGATTAGGGGGGAGATCCTTAGTAATGGCGGCACTTTCACTCTTCTATAGACCGATACATGTATCGAATGCTCATACGGGAAAGTTGACTCTTGGGGGTTGCTCTGATAAATCCTTTCTTTCTCGTCCACTCAGGGGAGTGTGGACACACCTTCACGGATTACAAGTGACGGTTACAAGAATGGCGAGGAAGTGAACAATACCTAACAATATTCAAGGATGGATGTAGACCCATCGGGCAAGGATAATCATTCCAGTCTTGGGAGAGGGGGCGACCATTCTTAAGAACCAAAAGGACTGAGTTGAGGGAAGCCCTATGAATCACTCAAACGATGGCAGGAGGGCCCTTGATCTCTTATCAATAGAGGGAGCAAAAAAAGTGCTTTGCTCCCCTTTTcaatatgaagaaagaaatatgGGTCAAATTTTAGACCACTTAGATCAATTTTATCCATAGAAAAGATCATGAAAGAGGTTATCAGAATGATACTCGAATCCATTTACGATTCTGAGATTCCAGACACATCGCACTCCACTCGGGTCGAGGCTACCACTCGGTCCTAAGACAGATCAAATAAGAGTGGGGAACCTCTCGCTGCTTTTTAGAATTCGATATCAGGAACTATTTTCACACCATCGACCGACATCAACTCATCTCAATCTTTAAGGAAGAGATCGACGATCCCAAGTTCTTTTACCCTATTCAGAAAGTCTTTTCCATCGGACGACTCGTAGGAGGTGAGAAGGCCCCTTACTCCATCCCACACAGTGTACTACTATCGGCCCTACTAGGCAACATCTACCTACATAAGCTCGATCAGGAGATATAGAGGATCCGACATAAGTACAAAATTTCGATTATTTAGAGAATCATATTAGTTCTATTAAGGATAGGTCGTATTAATGACCAAGAAAATTCTTGAGAAGAAGCAAAAGAGCATCCAACACAAAGCAGCCTTTCATTCCTTTGTTTTGTTGTGGCACATACCCCCCACAAGCACCCTCAGGCCTAGGGGGGACCAGAAAACGCCTTTCGTTTTCCCCCTCTTTGTCGGCATATGCCACCTTTTTAACAAGTCCTCGAGCCTAATAGACTCTACCGTTTTGGCCTCGAAGCCGGAATTATGTGGTAGAGAACgctatattaataattaggcCATGAGAGACCTTATTAAGTATTTCAAAAGAAAGGGCATGTTGATACAGCTGGGCAGGGAGGCAATACTAGTTATTAGGTCAAAGAGATGCTTGGCCCATAAGCTGGCTCCTTTAAAAGCCATTACTTAATAAAGATTTCTTACGCGCGATATTGCCGACGACTTACTACTAGGAGTCATAGGTGCTATAGAGCTTCtcatagaaataaaataatgtataGCCTAATTCCTACAATCCGGCCTGAACCTTTAGGTAGGCTCAGCAGGATCAACAATAATAGTTCCATTGAGTATGGTAAAATCCCTCAATATGGTCATTCGGGAAGTTCCTCCGAGGATGACTCCCGTACAATTCTTTCAAGAGCTGAAGAAGCGTCTATGGGCAAAGCATCGTATCCATATAACAGCTTGCCACTTATGCTTCACCATCCATTCCAAGTTTAGGAAACTAGGTAATAGTATTCTGATCTAACAGTTGATGAAGGAAATGAGCAAAACAGGGAGTCTACTAGGCGGGGTTCAACTAGCCGAGACTCTTGGAACAACTGGAGTAAGAAGTCCCCAAGCCAGTGTATTATGGGGGACCGTAAAGCACATCCGACAAGGATCAATGGGGATCTCGTTGTTGCATAGCTCAAGTCAGAGCAAGGCGCCATCGAACATTCAATAAGCAGTCTTACGATCGGGCATGAGTGTTCGGAAGTTAACATTGTATACTCCCACAGGCTGGAAGGCGGAGGGGGAAGGAGGAGGACACTAGGTAGGATCTATCAGCAGTGAATTCCCTATACAGATAGAGGCACCTGTCGAAAAGATACTCCTAAGGCTTCAGGATCGAGGTATTATTAGCCAAAGAAGACCCTAGCCTGACAAGCGCCAGTGACGAAGACATCATAAATGTGTCCGTGGGTGTCGTGATAAGTCCTCTGTCCTACTATAAGTTCCCCGACAACCTTTACCAAGTCTGAACGATTATCGACCACTAGATTTGCTGGTCTGCAATATTCACCCTAGCCCACAAGCATAAATCCTCGGCGCGGAATATAATCCCAAAGTACTCTAAAGACTCAAATATAGTGAATAAAGAAGGTGGTAAGACCCTTACAGAGTTCCCCAACAGCATAGAGCTTGGGAAGCTCATACCCTAGCAAGATCCGAACAATAAGGAGCACTTAACTACTAGTCTAATCTAGTAGTTACTTCTTTTCTATTAGTTGCGATGCAGACAGGCATTTACTTATGAGATTAGTTAAGTAGGCTTGCTAGTTTTGGGGATTTCGGTATAAAAAGCCTAACCGGCTTAGCTTTGATATCACTCATGACTTGTATTGTAGTCGGCTCAGAATGCCTCTGTAGTCTTTCACTCTACTCCTTCTCCTTCATTCATTCTTTTGAGTTGCAGTAGCTTCTCCTCTAGTAAGATATGGACGATGAAGTGATGGTtgctaagtcaagcaagactatgacctaaggcagtgtacctatcggtggagtatagctaacggCAAGTACTaagtgtcgtattccccaaagaacgtgtgaacctaaacctactcaatcttctctattatctaatctaaaaaatggcgttgatgaataattcctaaattaactaataactactctaattgttgtctAACTACATCtactagggaaggattaattcaagtaaaggaataaccccttgggaattcttgtctctagggaatggaaactaaaggtggaattgattgattgaactCAATTTCCATGGGGAATCTCTACGCAATTAAcacctttctcaaggacactaacatcttaacttagattaattaggttgaaatctcttcctaactctaattatccaaattagcattatgtgccatttaacactattgagagttgttaattctcaatccggtagaacgaacaccctatctctaggcgaattcaattctaggttgcaaaggacagtccaaacctaaacgtctttctcaagatcattcaaatttcaaaaatcattcaacaagatatgaagaacaaatcaataaacacttctattgcaaaccaatattgacaatcaatacattcaattcaaaatttaagtacaaaaatccctagataaagaaccccaatgggttaacaagtttagctaaCCATGTTCATCATCAcaacccacaagaattcaattacaaaaatgagtataggtagagaaacccgaatacatccttggatgagagtaaacagctccaattcctcttgcccaatcttggatcgattcttgttactcttactcggattgaaaccaatTGACGATCCtcgccaatctttgatcttcgaagagaatccaagtgaaaccttggtccaagtctcctttctCCTTAGTTCCAACCCTAGTTGGCTcccttttcctcttttctttctttttaaattaatttgtctAGCCGCCGTGAACATTGCCGTGTTAATGCCCGTGTTGGAAACACGGCCTGGTATTGGTGGGCGCGTTGGGAACACGACCCTATGCTGATGGTcatgttactctctgtggtcatGCTCTTTAATGCTTCTTTTGTCAAATGCATCCAACGCAGCCcgttttggtgcccgtgttgggaacacggccagtgttaaaaccaacatggccgtgttcagcttcctcatgcgcaaacttagcttgtttcggcagctttgacgtccaattatgctccaattcttccctttatcattctttgacttcttttcgacctaatgcacacaaacagatgcatagggtgagtgttgggaccaattcacatccaaatgtatataaaatcaatcttaaaaactccatttagatatgtatattttatgcacatcatGAAGCCAAAGTAATGCTAAACAAATGAGAAAAGCCCTATctattctattttctattagTAAAGCCTAAAAACGtccttattgaaaataaaactaaaatgcAAACAAGTAAGAAATAAAAGGCCCTAGATAGGCTAACGCGCCTTTACTAATATCAGAATATAAGGCCCTTCTTTCTCAAAGTCAAGTTTCTCGCTTAGAAAGATTGCAGGGGCACTCGCGGTTTTTGGCTCCTTTCCGGCCTAAAAGTTCACTTCCGGCAACTAGCTTCTACCGCCAGCTCTTGGACTTGGAAGTAAGCTACAGCTACCTTTCAAGGTGGGAGGGGCATCTAAGGCAGGAAAGGTTGGTTCGAGGACCCGTTGGTCAAAGGATAAGGGGGAGGTCCTGATTTCGGGATGAAGTCATATGACGCGAGAGTGTCACGTACGATCCTTTTAAGAATGTGATACCACCACTTATCAAGCCCAACGAGCGGTCCATGGAGCTGCATCCCTATTCAGCTGGTCCATGCACATCGCTCTCTCTAGGAGGTTGGATATCTATCCTAGATCTTCCCATTTTCAAAAAGATCTCGGGCTCGATCTGGTTTAGTATCAAGAtgattctctttctctttctatatatatagatatgtGCAGCATTTCCACAATATCTTTCTGATCAATTAATGGGACTTGGCTGGAAAGTGTTCTTGCCTCTATCATTAGCTCGGGTAGTCCCTATTTTTGGTGTTTTAGTCACCTTTCAATGGCTCCTTTAATTATGTGTGACGAATTGCCCTCTTGAGTAATGGCAAACGGGCTAGTCCCCGAAAATGCTCATTCGTGGGGGTtcaaaatcttcttttttAGAGGAGAGCCAAAGCAATGTATCTCTTACCCCGGGAAAGAATATGAACTATGCTAAGAAGGGGTCTTCTTTTGGATATTTAATATCCTACTTTCGGTAAGCGAGTAAGCGTAAAGGCTGTTATCAAATCTAGTTATTTATTACCAGAATGGATGTCCTCAAAAGTAATGGCAATAAATAGAAGGACAATTCCTAGTTAATAAGAAAGAGTATAGATGTAATTGAATAAGCTACAGGTCTTAAGTTCAAATGAGAAATGGGCAGTGAATCAATACCTGTCATTCTTAGGATAAGTAGTCTCTACTTTAACAAGTACTATTGTGGGTGAGGGAGTAAGGATCATATGTCACGTCGAAAGTTTTAGatagtttaaattttctaGGAGTTGCCTTGTGAAAAGCATCATCGAGAATTTTGTAATCACCTGGTGAAATAAGGTTTTACCTAAGGACGGTTGCTACTCGAATACCTAACCAACTCGCTAACTCGACTCCTAAAACTAAGGCAATAATCATTATTCATCGACAGAAGCGAAGGTGAAGTAAGACGACTAGCTAGCCAACAGAGGCGTTAAGCCGCCAGAGGTCGTATGTTGACAAGCCCAATCCAACAGAAGGGATCCTCTAACTTGTCTTAGAAGTAGTATACGCAAGGTCTAAGCCTTTCAACCAAGTCTATAGAGTCCATAACCAATCTTCCCTTGTTTCGACTTCTTTTCACTTCATGCTTCTTGGTGCCATAATTAAGACTGGTTTGCTTATTCTAACCAATACAGATTAAAAGCTTCCCTTCACCTAATACGAGACccaatataataattatcaaattcatgtGGTTTACCGGCAAGAGCCAATTTAGAGCTTTAAATTGACTATTTATCCTCAAGTCTGTAATTAGATACTGAGTACAAGGCATTAAAAAGTGCTTCTCGAACTTCACCGGAGGAGGTAGAAGGTGCTAATTTTGGCCCTTGGATGCATGCTCAGAGACGAgccattaaaaaagaaagtttgaaTCTTGGAGGTCAGTCAAGTGATGGAAAGTCAAGTTTTTTTTGAATGATACAGCCCGAAGATTAGAGGATGAGGAGCGAAAGTAGCTCGATTGTAAGGAGAGGATTTGTTGTTACTCTTTCTGCTTGAAAGGGGCTTGAGAAAGAGTAACTGCTTATGGCTAGCCTTTGCCAAATGAAATGGCAAAAGGAAAACTACAGGATATGGGACTGGGAATGGTCACAGGAAAGTGATACCAGCCAAGCACAATAATAAATCTATCTCTCTCTGATCGTTAGATCTTCTAAGATTAGGCTAGAGTAAAGGTAAAGGGGGCTAGGTCAAAAGTTAGTTCTCTTTCAAGTGAGAAAACAGAGTCCTTAGTAAATAGGAGAATAAGATATATCTTTCTTAGGGCTCTAGTTCTTTGGTAGGTAGGCTATAATAAGATTCCACGAGAAAGCAAATTCTTTATCTGGGAGGGCGCTATAGAGAAGcaatatctttctttcttcatgGTAAGCGCTATCGGTATTATCCAGTAGTGTAAGTACTAATACTCAAATCAGTAGTCTCCATACCCCTTGCAGCTAGTCGAGTTGCCTTACATGGTGGAGTCACTCAAAAGCATGGGATTCTTCTAAACAAGAGTTGATTAAATCGGATCCTTTTTACTTAAATATTACCTGCCAGCCTATGGGAGTGCCATTAATCGAGTATGTGTAGTGTCTAGTATAAATTCCCTTTCCAGCAGTTGCTAGGTATCTAGTTTCAGGCCTAGTCTCTCTCATTGATATAGTTTTTATGGCAATTGCTAACAGCCCGTTGGAGTTATAGTGATGGAGGGGTTTAAGGTTGAGATCCAGTTCTAGCCCCGTAAGCCATTAGGAGTTGTCTAAATAGGGAGTTTCTTAATTCATGGGGAGTGATCTTACAGCCAAGCCAGAGCTAGTTGTTGGAATGATAAGCTAATCCTTTGTTTCCCTTGAAGGGCTTTAAATAAGATTCCCTATTAGGGTTATATAGGTTTATAGCTAATGAAGTGGTCCTTAGAAATATAATAGCTTATAATCATTCTTTCCATGATAGTTTTAAAGCTATCTAGTTTATTATGCTTAAGGGTATCTAGTCCTTCGCGCTTCCTAATGGTGGGGGTGAGAGTCTTACCGGGGTTTGGTTAGGCCTTCCCCTTAGTCTAGGTATACTTCCTCCTAGTCTAGCtataataaatagtaattatatatatatatatatatatttaggtTGAGCTCATATAGTAAATAAGGGAGAGTCACACGAGGAAATAAACAATACATATTTCATAACCTATAGTTCCTACTTGCAGCCATTTTCCTTCAATGCATTTCCTTTTTGAGTTCCCAGTTTGGAAGGATCTACTTGAAGTGCTAGTTTCAATTAATCTGTTCGTTAATCAGGTTTCGCTCCAAACCTTATCTTACTTATTCTTCTCTAACTTGGTATGTCCTGAGAGTCTTTTAACTCCTTTTTAGCTTATAGCTGGTCAAACTATATATTTACTAACCTCGTCTATAAGAGCAAGTTACTccccacaaatataccgctcttacgtggttgttttctgatattgacaattatacccttcttacgggattactttctcatactaacaaatatacccctcatacgagattgttttctaatatttataaatatactcctcttattttctcatattaaaaagtataccccttttatggggttgttttctcatattcacaaatatactcctctttcggggttgttttccaaagtcataaatatacccattttatagggttgttttctaatacacacaaatataccccttttacatggttgttttctaatattgacaaatatacgcctcttacaaggttattttctcatatttacaaatatgtccatcttacagggttgtcttctaatattgacaaatgtacccttattagtcctcttacgg
This window harbors:
- the LOC112535259 gene encoding LOW QUALITY PROTEIN: uncharacterized mitochondrial protein AtMg00530 (The sequence of the model RefSeq protein was modified relative to this genomic sequence to represent the inferred CDS: inserted 1 base in 1 codon; substituted 1 base at 1 genomic stop codon), which encodes MLKNEWAPLGIPFLFFLLLLISHLATLLLVQGHQMRDLPLTLRNQSSRRLPSTHFSIYXKSLPKGKQKLQDEYVLDSRTNSRPNPLWKFWNLXKNSKRGLVMIF